From the Mycobacterium noviomagense genome, the window CCTTCAGGTAGGCCTTGATCGACGCGCCGTCGGCGATCGACTTGGCCGAGCGCCACGGCTTGAACCGGAAGCCCAGCGTGAACATGTCCGAGTCGGAGCGGATGCCCGGGTACTTGAACAGGTCCCAGGTGCCGCCGAGGTCGTCGCGGCGCTCGAGGATGGTGTAGCTCTTGCCCGGGCAGCGGTTCTGCAGATGCCAGGCCGCGCTGATGCCGGAGATGCCGGCTCCCACGATGACGACGTCAAGGTGTTCAGTCATGCCGCCACGTTATCAACAGGGTGTCGATTGAGTCAACATAGTGTTGAATTTCTCGACATGGAGTAAAGTAGCGGTTGTGACTACCGCCAGCCCCGCCCGTGCTTCTCATAGTCGGCGTTCGACGCGCCCCTCGGGCGACGACCGTGAACTGGCCATTTTGACCACGGCCGAACGTCTGCTGGAGGAGCGCCCGCTCGCCGACATCTCAGTCGACGATCTGGCCAAGGGAGCTGGGCTGTCCCGCCCGACCTTCTACTTCTACTTCCCGTCCAAGGACGCGGTGCTGCTCACCTTGTTCGAGCGGGTGATCGTCGAGGCCGACTCCGCTCTGGAGAACATGGTCGCCAATCCGCCGGCCGACATCAAAACCTTGTGGCGCAGCGGGATCAACCTGTTCGTCGAGACGTTCAGCGCGCACCGTGCGGTGTCGCTGGCGGCCAATGCCGCGCGGTCCAACAAGGAGATAGGTGACCTGTGGTCGCGGTTCATGCAGAAGTGGGTCGACCACACGGCCACCGTGATCGAGGCCGAGCGCGCCCGCGGAGCCGCGCCGGTGACCCTGCCCGCCCGTGATCTGTCGGCGGCGCTGAACCTGCTCAACGAGAAGGTGATGCTGAGTTCCTTCGGCGACGAGCAGCCGTCGGTACCCGATGAGCACCTGCTCGAGACTCTGGTGCACATCTGGGTCACCAGCGTCTACGGCGAGGCTGGTTAACTGTCGCACCTCCGTGCGAACATATGTTCGTGCGGTCGGAAGCGTCGATCCTGCACGCGGACCTGGACTCCTTCTACGCGTCGGTTGAGCAGCGCGACGACCCCGCGCTGCGGGGTCGGCCGGTCATCGTCGGCGGCGGAGTGGTGTTGGCCGCCAGCTACGAGGCGAAGGCCTACGGCGTGCGCACCGCGATGGGCGGCGCGCAGGCGCGCCGGCTGTGCCCGCACGCCGTCGTGGTTCCGCCCCGGATGAGCGCCTACACACATGCCAGCGACGCGGTGTTCGAGGTATTCCGCGATACCACCCCGCTGGTCGAGGCGGTCTCGGTGGACGAGGCTTTCCTCGACGTCGGCGGCCTGGGCCGGGTGTCCGGGACACCGGTACAGATCGCGGCGCGGTTGCGCGCCGACGTTCGCGAGCGGGTCGGGCTGCCCATCACGGTCGGGGTGGCTCGCACGAAGTTCTTGGCCAAGGTGGCCAGCCAGGAGGCCAAGCCTGACGGATTGCTGCTGGTACCGCCCGATCGCGAGCTCGCATTCCTTGGTCCCCTGCCGGTGCGCCGGTTGTGGGGTGTGGGTGCGGTGACCGCCGAGAAGCTACACGCACACGGCATCGAAACCGTCGCCGACGTCGCCGAGCTCAGTGAGTCGATGCTTGCCTCGCTGGTGGGTCAGGCGATGGGACATCGGCTGTATGCGTTGTCCCGCAACATCGACCAGCGCCGTGTCACCAGCGGGGTACGTCGCCGGTCGGTCGGCGCGCAGCGCGCACTCGGCCGCAGCGGCATGGCCATGTCCCCCGCGGAGATCGACGCTGTCGTGATCACCCTGATCGACCGGATCACCGCCCGGATGCGCGCGGCCGGGCGCAGCGGGCGAACCGTCGGGCTGCGGCTGAGGTTCGCCGACTTCAGCCGGGTGACGAGGTCGCGGACCTTGCCGTGGGCGACGTCGTCGACGCAGACCATCCTCGCTGCGGCCCGCCACCTGGTCGCTGCGGCCGCCCCGCTGATCGCCGACCGTGGGCTGACACTGCTCGGCTTTGCGGTATCGGATATCGACCGCAGCGGCGCCGAGCAGTTGGTGCTGCCGTTCACCACGGTTGAGTTGCGGCCCTTG encodes:
- a CDS encoding TetR/AcrR family transcriptional regulator yields the protein MTTASPARASHSRRSTRPSGDDRELAILTTAERLLEERPLADISVDDLAKGAGLSRPTFYFYFPSKDAVLLTLFERVIVEADSALENMVANPPADIKTLWRSGINLFVETFSAHRAVSLAANAARSNKEIGDLWSRFMQKWVDHTATVIEAERARGAAPVTLPARDLSAALNLLNEKVMLSSFGDEQPSVPDEHLLETLVHIWVTSVYGEAG
- the dinB gene encoding DNA polymerase IV; amino-acid sequence: MFVRSEASILHADLDSFYASVEQRDDPALRGRPVIVGGGVVLAASYEAKAYGVRTAMGGAQARRLCPHAVVVPPRMSAYTHASDAVFEVFRDTTPLVEAVSVDEAFLDVGGLGRVSGTPVQIAARLRADVRERVGLPITVGVARTKFLAKVASQEAKPDGLLLVPPDRELAFLGPLPVRRLWGVGAVTAEKLHAHGIETVADVAELSESMLASLVGQAMGHRLYALSRNIDQRRVTSGVRRRSVGAQRALGRSGMAMSPAEIDAVVITLIDRITARMRAAGRSGRTVGLRLRFADFSRVTRSRTLPWATSSTQTILAAARHLVAAAAPLIADRGLTLLGFAVSDIDRSGAEQLVLPFTTVELRPLAIDAAVDRVRRRYGKSALTRAVLVGCDPGLEMPHLPD